The Oncorhynchus keta strain PuntledgeMale-10-30-2019 chromosome 28, Oket_V2, whole genome shotgun sequence DNA segment CTACAGAACTGCAACACAAAACGAAAGAGCAGCCCAAACGTTTAGCTTATATAAGAAAACAATGTGTAATGGGTAAACAAATGCGTGGTTTAAAAATGTCGAACTTAAAACACTATCCAGAGCAAGAAAATACCGAGCTGCAATAGGGAGGTTCATATAGAGTACAGGGGAATAGCACGGACCATGAACAAATACTCAATATACATTTAGGGTTTTcacataaaataatatatattttttgtattttgatTCATTCTTTAAGGTTGTATAAAATGTTGGCCTTTATAACAAAAAATATGCGCTGTAGGTTTCCCCATACCCTGAAATTACACAAATGAAATTCACAGTAGGCCTAATTTACCTTGTTACACACAATAATGATTCGAGGGTCTTTAGCCTACAATATCAGTGAATTTAGGCTATGGGTTGTAGACTATAGGTTTGGTAACGGGTTAAATACAAAACATTCAGTCTACTTTGTCACATTTTTTAATTGCCCTTTGGGTTGATCCGATGGGGCACATGCGTCTTTTCTGCATCATCACATCATTTAAATATCTATTGCAGGACAAAAAAATACCTTATTTTTACGCGTCATTGATTAATTCAGGGAACGTCAATTTAAGAAATTATTGGAGATGGATCGATGAGTAGGGGCCTACAAATCATCGTATCaatttctgcataatttttgatAGCCCTATACATGATTCCCCCTGACCCTGTGAACGTGTCACTTTACTTCATTATTATTGTTTTATTCATAACAGGATCGTTAACCTATGACAGCAAACATATGTGTTATAAGGGCTAAAAACGTTCAGTGTCCAATCAGACGAGATTTATTCTGTTGGCCTGTAAACTCAATGATTTGCTATGCCGACATTCCCTCAACCCGAAAACAGACAGGCCTtatatttctgtctgtctgctaacTTCTTCAGACCGAGTGACTTCAGACAATGTTCCGAACAGAACTGTGATGACATCTGCATAAAGTATTGATGAGTATTGATGAAGCTACGAACGTTTTTATATCTGCAAGGCGAGATCAAACCATATGTTTTATCCAACCAAACATTCTCCAGCCCGGCTATCTTTGGCTCTCTGTGGCCGGGCAGAGCTGGAGAGGTAGAGCCGTAATCCCCACGGATCAGGCCTCAGGGTGGTGGAGCTCTGCAAACAGAGGACCCTTCTCCTTTGTCCATCCGAAGGCAAAACAATTATCCACACACACCTCAAAAGCTATAGAATACTTTATGCATGATAACTCGGTTCACTGAAGATGGTACAATTGGGAAAAGTCATGATGTGGGCTGGGTTGGATTAAAGACACCCCccccccgccacacacacacacacacacacacacacacacacacacacacacacacacacacacacagaggtgaaAGACTAAGTGTCTCATGCAAATTGTGCCTTCCTCCTTGCCTACTTAGTACATGTAGGCTACTTACCACGTATATACGCTACACACACAATTCAGGTGGAACCGAAAACCTCCTAATGACGGTGCGTACAGTTCAGCATCGATAGTAATATCAGGCCATTTGGTCTCCCGACTCTGCGGCCTGCTGACACCGCTCAGCCCTCGATCTCAGCAGGGAGCTACAGGCCGGGATGTGCTTCCACTTGTACCTGGCCCTGGATCACAGGCTGCTAAGTAAACACACGTTAATGAATGTGCAATAGTGGTTTAGAAGCGCCTAAAGACTTGATGATAATATATGGCCCATAGAACCGGCTGTGTAGGACTGAAGCAGAGTAGTACAACAAATGAGTCAGGAAGTTGTGTATTTCTTTCTGTGAAGGTGAGACTGGAGTTCTTATGTCGGTAATATGACGGAGTCATCCATTGAATAGTGTGAATCATCACAATTACAACAACCACTTCGTTGACATTATAGCCTATAATaatataacaaaataacaaacaaataggctaaataaacaaacaaagaAAACACTCCCCAATGTAGCCTACCTTTCACAAATAATCGAAGTATATTGGAGCTCCTTAGTGGAAAAGCACCAACCAACAATGCGTTCTTTATATTGTTATGGAATTAAACTGCAAGGGCAGGATGTAGAATTCCAAAGTTCTCCCTCTCACTCACACCCCCTCGCACCTTTTCTTACATCCTTCCCTCACCACAATCCTCTGCAACTTtacgtttaaaaaaatgtaacctttatctaactaggcaagtcagttaaagaacacattcttatgtaCAATGGCGGCCTTCCCTCGGACGACTCTGGTCCCAATTGTGCGccgacctatgggactcccaatcacggatgTGATAGagactggattcgaaccagggactgtattgacgcctcttgcactgagatgaagtgccttagaccgctgcgccactcgggagtatTGGTAAAGTATTTATAGACAAATATTATATAGCCTATACCTATGTTATGCCTCACTATGGCTATTCTAACCCGCGACTATGTGCCTCAGAAACAGTTTCCATGATTTGCATGTTCTCTTTTCGTTAATTTCACAATTCAACGAGTCCGTATAACGCCATCGCCGGTCATTTCTCCAGATCATCTGCGGGCTCACTGAGAGCTGCGAAGCCTAGGCCTATACCGTAAATTTACCAAAATTAGCGATAAAACCAAGGGAAATATACTTGTACGGGTTAAACCGTCATCATTAATGATCATATATATCTCATATGCATGCTTGTTGTctcacacgaacacacacaacaacaacaacaacaacaattaaCAACCCATTAAAGGCCTCTTTACATTAGGAGCAGGGCGCAGTTTAGTGATGATATGGCACAGTGTGACATTTCTCCTCTCAGCTTcaccctgctctgctctcagAATATCAACCCATTATCAACATGTGCATGATAGAGCcttaaacagtgtgtgtgttttacaaaAATACATACTGATATGCCTATGTTCAATAGGCCTATAATAAACCTGATATTAATTATTATCACGTTTGCAGAAGAGGCCTTGGGGAAAATCAACTCTGAGCGTGCACTTTTACAGCAAGTGAAAGCTAGAGCTTTTCCCAGACAAATCGTCCGTCACGTTGCTCATGTTTTTATCGTGGTGGACCAGGGAACAGCAGACTCGGTGGCTGAGATAGAAATAGCATATCTATCGGTTTAGAATAAGACCGCGAGAAAGACTGACCATTAATACCGAGGTGAACGGCAATGCACGCTGACCCAAAGTCTCTCCAAGCCTGAAAATatacaaatacaccttatggaacaacgcGGACTGTGAAGAGATACACACACGCTATGGGGATCCTTAATTAATACAAAATGTAAGAGgagggcacacagacacacacacacacacacacattgaccatTCACCAAGTTTCAACCTAAATGCATTCAACAAAATGTAGAATGGTATCGAAAACTCATCAAATATAATAATCAAATATAACAAAATGGTGTATGTATGCCTATGTTTGTATTAATTCTGAAATAACAAGCCGCCCATGCATATATGTGTCGCTATGCGTAAAGGTTTGGCTAAATCGTCGTTAGAATGAGATCCCCTTTCACCTTTGACAATTCacgaaataacaaaaaaaaactcATGCTTAAGATTAATTTCCTTGAGTACCCCGACATAACTCTACATTTGGGAGTTCAAACAGCGTTCTACTCAGGTGAAAAATGTAAATCTCTTTGTCTGAGTCCATTTGAAAGAATGTTACAACAAACCTTCACAATATAATTAGCAAGGGGGTTAAGACAGATTGACAGACGTCTGAATTCAAACATGTCTGAATTTAACCATGAAAATGATATGCCATCTATTGGCCTATATTTCTTTGAAATGATATTTGTGCTCTCAATAATCCCACGTTGTTTGACTGACAGCGATATAGGCATAACGCCATAAATAGCCTACTAGCAGGATATAGAAGACGACTTGCCCATTTCAGCAAGTTCAGCTATACCACTTCATCTATTAAAAAACAATATTGAAATATGAACTTGTCATAGCGGAATTATTTAGCATACTTAACAAACGGAGGTGGAGGTACAATAGTATGGTAATCAACGGGGGGTTTGAGAGGGGGGTGTCAGGGGGTGGAATATCCATTTTTATTGCATCACCTGTCAGCGGCGTCCAATAAGCTTCGAGTCTGAGGGCATTAATTGATGAAGGTGTCTCCGGGCTCGTGCACTTCCCCTCTGTCATTTTATTTGTGGCTAACCCCGAATCCAGGAGAGCAGCTGCATTTTggctcttattctctctctctctccttccatccctccctcccaccccccacccctctctctccctccctctctctgtgtagctctctccctacccctctctcttttttatcCTCTCGTTGTGGCAGTGGTATACACCTTCCTGTCGTGCTGCCGGTCAGAGGGAgtgagcaggagaggaggagagacaggggatagcAGACAGCCAGCAGCCGGTCTGGCGGTAATCCCTCGCATTCCTCCACCATGCCTGGTCCGTGGCAGGGCCCGGGGACTGATGCTGTGAACCCATCCGATACCACTCCATTTAACTCGGCATCTCAAAGTTTGCCTGTTCATGACGCAGCTTGGAGGTAGCCTACTAGGACGCATCAGCAGCGGCCGGCGAGTCAGAATGCATTGAGCTCAAAACAGGGAGTTTATTCCTTTATTTTCGTTGCTGCATGAATACAACTGACCGAGTTAAATGCTGAGATTATTACAATAGAGAGTGAAAAGCAACATGGGAGACCTGAAGTTTGGGTTTGAGGAAATGCAGGGAGTGAGGCTGGGATACCTGCTGATAAAAGGAAAACAAATGTTCGCCCTCTCCCAGGTCTTCACCGACCTGCTGAAAAATATTCCCCGAACCACCGTGCACAAACGCATGGATCACCTGAACGTTAAAAAACACCACTGTGATTTGGAGGAGTTAAGAAAGCTCAAAGCAATCAATTCTATTGCTTTCCACGCCGCTAAATGTACTCTGATATCACGGGAGGACGTAGAGGCGCTTTATTTCTCCTGCAAAACGGAGCGCGTGTTAAAATCCAACAAAAGAAAAGCAAAGAAAGACAGTTTACCGGAGGGTGTGGGCGAAGGCAAGCTCAACGCAGACACGCACCCTGCCGGGTTATGGAGGGAGAAAGTTTGGTTAAGTTTGCACAGCGTTCCACAGACTATGTCCCTCAAAAACAAAGCCGGCAGGAGAGAACAACCAACCTTGCGCCCCGACTCCAATCTACCTCAAATTTACAATAAATCCCTCGGTCGGGATTACTCCTCTGTCACCAAATCAGCATGTAAACCCTTTAAAAACTATGAAACTGGTCAAATACCGGGCAATTGCGTCGCGTTTAGCCAGGGACACTCGTTTTTCCGGAGCGTGGTCAGCGGGCAACCAGTGTTGTTTCAGTCCGCCATTGCTGCTCAGTCCAGGCTCTCTGCAACCGGCGACCTACTTCACAAAAGGAAGAGGAGGCGCGGGGGGGGCGGCGGCAGGGATATAGGCAGCAGCGGCGCGAGGCAGTCATGGAGCaggagcagacacacacactcacacacttactctcacacacaccacccgGTGCTCCTCGTGCAGCCCAAGTGCTGCAGAAAGCCCAAaacacactacaaccacaaccggACAACTCTGAGCCATTTTGACATTGGACACGAGTTTTACATCGACCACCACGATCACCACCATCGTCACCCGCATCAACATGTGAGAGGGTTCCCGGAGAGCTACAGCAGTGACACGGAGTCCAGTTGCTACTCAGAGCGCCTCAACAACGACTCCGACATCGGCTCCAGTTTATCGACCAGCAGCAACTCTGGGACCTCtgatgaggaggatgaagaggagagccCATTGGAGAGCTCTGAGGTCAGTTCTGATGAGGAGAGTTCATCTCAGTCTGATAGCAGCTCTGTGTCCAGCCAAGTGTCTGTCCAGTCTATCCGCTTCAGGAGGGCccggttcccctctctcaacACCACCAAAAATATCATCACTAGAACTCTGCCTAATGCTCAATCTCTCTCCACAACTCTCTCCAGCACTAGAACTCTGCCTAATGCCCAATCTCTCTCCACAACTCTCTCCAGCACTAGAAATCAGTCGAACTCTAGAACTCTATCCAACAGTAGAACTATCTCGCTCACTAACGCACCTTTGCTCCTGCAGCCTACCTTCCACTACAGCCACCAGCAGCAGCCATCTAAACCGGTGGGCCAGTTTGGAACAAACCAGGTGGACTATGACATTCCGAAGAAACAACCGAAATATGACTTTACAGCCAGGGAGGCcaagcaggacacacacacacacaggttcagcTCGCCTGTCACCCGTGGGAGTTATTTCActaagaggagagacaggaaggttCCTGGGTCCCAGGTCCAGACCCAACGAGAGATAAAGCGAACCGAGCCTGTGTCCAGAAAATTGTACGCACTGAGCCCCTCACCTAACCCCAACGGAATAAAAGCGGTTCTTCCACACAGGACAACGGGACACGCAAACAAATGCCCCCCAGTTCTGAGCTCACACTCCGCGCCTGACAAAGACACAAAGTACCCCAAGCCTAAAAACAACAAGCTTTCATTAGCTACAAATCTAAAAAGTGAGGTGAGAATCAGCCCCAACCTGAAACTGCCCTTTCTGCTCAAAACCATTAAGACTGAGCCGGAGGAGCTATCAGTGGCCGCGGGTCCCCTCCCCGAGCGCAGCAGGGCGGTCAAGACTCCCCCCTTCAACCTGCAGAATGTGAAAATCAAAGTGGAGGAGAGCTATGATGAATATGAATACTATAGCCAAGCCTCTGGTTTCCAATGCCTAGGAGACGAGGCGGTTATCAACAATGGCCAATACTACGGCGGCGACATCAAACAAGCTGCTGGCTGTTTCAACAACGAGACCAAAGCCATTGAAAGTTCTGCTGGGGCTCCCAAGTCCTCCTCCGGCTTGCAGGAATGCGGGAGCACTCAAGACACCCCTTGTCCCGAGGAAGGGGAGTATAAAAACGGAGCTGGGGTCAGGAAAAACTACAGGAGTCTGGTGCTGGGGAAGAAGCCTGGAATTTCAAGGGTGCAGCAGAAACAGAACGTGTCTAAAGTTGACAGGACTTTGTCTTCTCGTCCCGTGGGCAAAGCTGAGATTTGTGAGGGAAATACTGAGGATCTAACAGGGGCGACTAAACGAAAACGCGCGTCCAGTAATGTAGCAGCCCCTCTGAAGAGGCCTTTCAGCTTCATGGCGAATTTCCCCGCTCCTCCGTCCCTGTTAGTGGGCAGCGACGGGGATTTAAGCCCTGCTTACTCTCTGAACTCTCTGGGGGGACCCCGACCTCCCCCTCGCTCTCACCCCGTGTGGCGATGGCAGCCTGGCGGTCTGCCTGTCCCTCCCCCACCCGCTCAGAGAATCAGGAAATGTTCACGCTTTTTTCTTTGACAAAAACAAGAGAAAGAAAAAACACCTGGATGGAAACCTACGTTGACGACAACTTGCGTCTTAAACTGAATGGGAGACTCTAATGGCTTGCGTCCTTCCGTTGTTTTCATTTAAATTGTATCCTTTATATGATGTAGTGGATTTAAAACGTTCCTCGTTGTGGAGTTATAGATCAGTTATATACACTACTATTCTCCATATCGCGCGGACCATATTTGAGATGCTCTACCCATGCCACTGGACGATCCCTCCTCGTGGATTTATTCTGACTAACTAACTCTAAACAAGCTATCTACCATAAGCAATAGGCTACACGGTTTGGCAAAATGGGTTTACATGACTTTCTCTCGGATCTATTTTCTCTTCGCCTTGACGCTCGAGCGGTTGGATTGTACCAGGGTTTCAGTGAAGTAAACATTTTGTTGTGCTGTAGGCCTACTCCCTTtgtggtgagagaaagagagggggagactccCTCTCATAAAAATCACAGCACTCCTATATGTTGGTCTTCTTTACTGTATTTTTCTAACATCAGCTTTAACTTGGGTAAAATTGGGTTTAATCAACAGATTCAGGGTTTTCCTTTGGTAACATGGTTAGGGCTACTACTATTGTCTGTCACATTAGTCCTATTATGAGCCGTGgttgtttttttcactataggaTTTGTAAAACCTTGTAGAAACCCTCatttcaatttttattttatGCTTGCCAGAGTTTGGGTAAATTTTATCTAAATGTTATCTAATTCAGATAACTGTTTTTGAATTCGATTTCAAATGTCAATTAATTTATCCAAGCAAGTCCAAAATCATAATGTTCTTTGGACAGGCTATATTGAATTAGGAAGAATTGTGAGGGAAATTACCATTACTCTGGTCTGGCTGGTGCTTGCAGATTTTCCGTGTTTGTGATATGGTTTCCAGCGTTGTTTGTATTTATGAGAGTATTTCCTGGTAAACTTATGTTGGCTGTAGTCAGACAGCCGCCAGCACCCATAAAGGCC contains these protein-coding regions:
- the skida1 gene encoding SKI/DACH domain-containing protein 1 gives rise to the protein MGDLKFGFEEMQGVRLGYLLIKGKQMFALSQVFTDLLKNIPRTTVHKRMDHLNVKKHHCDLEELRKLKAINSIAFHAAKCTLISREDVEALYFSCKTERVLKSNKRKAKKDSLPEGVGEGKLNADTHPAGLWREKVWLSLHSVPQTMSLKNKAGRREQPTLRPDSNLPQIYNKSLGRDYSSVTKSACKPFKNYETGQIPGNCVAFSQGHSFFRSVVSGQPVLFQSAIAAQSRLSATGDLLHKRKRRRGGGGGRDIGSSGARQSWSRSRHTHSHTYSHTHHPVLLVQPKCCRKPKTHYNHNRTTLSHFDIGHEFYIDHHDHHHRHPHQHVRGFPESYSSDTESSCYSERLNNDSDIGSSLSTSSNSGTSDEEDEEESPLESSEVSSDEESSSQSDSSSVSSQVSVQSIRFRRARFPSLNTTKNIITRTLPNAQSLSTTLSSTRTLPNAQSLSTTLSSTRNQSNSRTLSNSRTISLTNAPLLLQPTFHYSHQQQPSKPVGQFGTNQVDYDIPKKQPKYDFTAREAKQDTHTHRFSSPVTRGSYFTKRRDRKVPGSQVQTQREIKRTEPVSRKLYALSPSPNPNGIKAVLPHRTTGHANKCPPVLSSHSAPDKDTKYPKPKNNKLSLATNLKSEVRISPNLKLPFLLKTIKTEPEELSVAAGPLPERSRAVKTPPFNLQNVKIKVEESYDEYEYYSQASGFQCLGDEAVINNGQYYGGDIKQAAGCFNNETKAIESSAGAPKSSSGLQECGSTQDTPCPEEGEYKNGAGVRKNYRSLVLGKKPGISRVQQKQNVSKVDRTLSSRPVGKAEICEGNTEDLTGATKRKRASSNVAAPLKRPFSFMANFPAPPSLLVGSDGDLSPAYSLNSLGGPRPPPRSHPVWRWQPGGLPVPPPPAQRIRKCSRFFL